The Leptodactylus fuscus isolate aLepFus1 chromosome 1, aLepFus1.hap2, whole genome shotgun sequence nucleotide sequence ggtagagcattccagagaagtggtgcagctcgggagaagtcttgtatacgagcgtgggagggtctgataatagaggatgtaagtgttaggtcattgagtgaacggagaacacgggttgggcggtagacagagatgatggaggaaatgtatggaggtgcggcattatataGAGCCTTGAGGAGGGTgaaaactttatattttattctataatgaataggcagccaatgtagtgactggcacagaccggaggcatcgctgtagcgtctagcctgatagatgagcctggccgctgcattcagaatagattgtagaggggagagtttagtgaggggaagaccgattagtaaggagttacagtagtcaaggcgagaatgaatcagagagacaataagtgtctttagtgtatctctgctaaggaaagggcgtattctagagatgtttttgaggtggaggtgacatgaacgtgcgagtgattcaatattaggggtgaaggaaaggtctgtgtcaaacatgaccccgaggcagcgggcctgctgcctaggagttatagtaaggcctgagactacaatggatatatcagggacaaatctgttagatggtggaaacagtagtagttcagtcttagaaagatttagtttcagatagagcgaggacatgatattagagacagcagagagacagtcactggtgttctgtatgagtgcaggggtgatgtcacaggaagatttgtataattgggtgtcatcagcataaagctggtacctgaagccaaatctggcgatggtttgtccaatggaggctgtgtagagagaaaagagcagggggcctaggaccgagccctgaggaaccccaacagcaagggaaagaggggaggaaacagagcccgcaaatgatacgctgaaagtgcggtctgagagataagaggagaaccaggagagcgcagtgtaattgaggccgactgagcggagcatagtgaggaggagttgatggtcaacagtgtcaaaagctgcagagaggtccagaagaataagaagagagaagtcaccattggatttagccattaggagatcattggagacttttgtgagggccatttcagtagagtgcagagcgcagaaaccagattgtaagaggtcaaacagagagatagtgaattaaacgagaatagaccaggcgttccaagagtttagagatgaaggggaggttagagacgggtcgatagttagcagcacaggatgggtccagggagggttttttcaatagcggagttataacagcatgcttgaaggaggatgggaagattccagaagagagagagagagaggttaaatattttagtaaggtaagtagtgacagcaggcgacagagcttagagaaggtgtgaggggaaggggttactactgcaggttgtaggacgagatgaagaaagtagctgggagacttcctcttctgtaacagattcaaaagatgagaatggacagtctgctATAAACAATGCCAATGCAGGCTCATAACTCTGAAAACAAATGTATACTGTGTGGCAAACTCTAGAGAGTATTTTATTACGTGTTTGGCATTGTGCATCAAATTTTGCCAATATTGAAGCCCAAAATTCCCGATGGCAGCCATGTTTGCGAAGCCAACATCCCAGTCTTGCACATACATGGTGGCTCTTGTACATATGTACACCTCAGAAGCTGTTGGGTGGGCACGCAGAACAGGTTCCTGGGCCCTATATATCCTTCAGTCCAACAGTGAATACAGCACTCACATAATGCCAGCATTAGAGAAATGCAAATAACCTAATTTTTCATCATTTATGTAGGACAAATACCTAGGCATAGCATGTGGCCCATGTGCAAAATTGAAATATGAATCAATGCACTTATTGTCAAATTTGTTGCCAGAACCTCATTtctaattttttctttttctgcttaGGCCTTTGAACTGTACAAAAATGCCGTCCTGTATCATCAAAGGATGTGCAAACACTTGGAACCGTACGGATCCCAACATTATAATGCATGCCTTTCCGAAACAATTGGATCGTATAAGGCAATGGCTTCAGCAAGCACCTGATCATTTTCCAAATCTCAAGGAATGGGTtcaaaaagtatttgaaaacaaaaaaaccaacacGTATCGCTTGTGCTCAAAGCACTTCAATTATGATTGCTATGAATATCTATACGGCAGAAAAAATTTACGGTCTGATGCCTTGCCGACTATATTTCCAAGTGTTTCAAAACCTGAAGAAGATTACATCACAGTGACTATTGGTGAAGAAAACGAAACTTCATCTAATTTTAGTGAGAATACTCTTGATGTCACTGGTGAAACAGTTGCACGCAAACGTAAGCGTGTTAGCAAGCCTTGTACATCTGAATTTACTCCGAATGCCATTCATTCCAGTAACATTAGTTTATCAGCGGAGAGGACACAAGTTGGAAATACATTTATGGTTCGGGTGCCAGTTGTACCAATGATATTACTACCTGAACAACAGCCATGCTCACCACATAAGACGGTAAAAATGGTGGACAAAGCGACCAACACTGATTTCTACTGGAACAAGGAGAAGAGTATATTTGTGTTGGATACATATTTTGTCCCAAAGAAAAATGTTGGTTCTCAAACTCTTAAGCCCAAAAGGAAGCAGAGAGGCGTCTCATGCAAAATATTGACCGATTCTACCAAGATTGGCTTCTTCAACCCTGAAGAAAACAAAGCGAAAAGCACCACTGCTGAGTGTCATCAGGTGGGTGGTGAGGCATTGCCAAATTCAGAAGAACTTCTCAATGTTTCACAGATTAAGCAGGAGGTGGAGGATGTAATGGATACGTCTGATCTTGAAGGAGTACAAGACCACACTATGGATAATAGTTTTATACCTGTGGGCCTCGAAGTATGTGACATAAAGACGGAAGAGGACCCAGAAGAATGTGACATAAAGACGGAAGAGGACCCAGAAGAATGCCACATGCCCGTAACACCAATTCAATTTCCTTGTGAAAAAACGCTTTGGACTGAAAATATTTCACTAAGTCATGATATAAAGAAGGAAGAGGACCCAGAAGAATGTGACTTGCCTGTAACACCAATTCAATTTCCTAAAACTCCACTTTTGGATACGCCAATTGCCACAGAAACATGTCGTGCTACAGACTCACATTCTGATGAAACATCCAACCCACAAAGCGGCGTGCATTCAACAAACTACATTCAAATGCCAAACCCGTCTCCTTTGATTCAACAGCCTTCGCCATCTCGTCCAAAACTCAACTTATCTCATGAAAAAACACTTAGTCCTGAAAATAGTTCACCAAGTCCTGATGacacagaggaggaagaggacccAGAGGATGAAAGTTTCCTACCTGTAGATGTTGAGGTTGAGGAAGAAGATGACCATGATGAAGATATAGAACCCCTCCCGGATGATCTTGTAGAAGGTTCAGACGATGACGATTTTGAAAAAATTAACCCTGACACCACGGATCCAGTGAATGAACCAAAATTTATAGTTTTTCGGAGCTGCTTAGAAGAGATCATTTCTCTAGTACCATGTCAGTATAGGACAACGTGCGCAGCAAAACTGACTGAGCTTCGTATCCGACCACTTGGGTCGGCCATCAATGTCGATGTCAAATGTGTCAAGGGACATGTTCAAGAACTGTGGACTAGTCAGCCTAGATTAAAGCGGATTCCTATTGGAAATCTTATGCTGTCGAGTGCTATAGAATTAAGCGACATTCACTTTAAGAAACTAAAAGCTTTGTTTGACTTCCTCAATATATTCATGATTTCAAAATCGACTTATTACCGTCAACCTAAATATGGTTTTGCCGAGATTCAGGATCAATGGGATTTGGAACGAGGACAAATATCATCTTTGGGTCAACGTCCTgaatgcttggcgggggatgggCAATCGGACAGCCTTTGATTCTCCGCCAAGTAATGCATTTCTAACCAATCAAAAAAGACTCCTCCATAAATAGACCATAAACCCCACAATGAAGCAAATAGCAAACCCAAAAAAGACTGTGTGTGGAAGACACTGTATAAAAATGTAGATAGATTTTATtgatgtatatatgaaatatatgtttAATAGTCAATAAATGCTGGTTTCTTTTAGCATTGTGGGGAGGGACTGGCTGTGCTCATGCATCTCACATGACGTCTCTGgctctttatatatatttttgataggTTTATATACATGTCCCCCTTATACCCTTTTTTTTGTTACCTGTATCCGCTTTTTGCATACCTTTATATTTGGTGTTTATTTGCTTTATGGGACATATCTCCTCTTATGTATTTACATGATTTTTATGCCAGTGTCAATTTTCTAATTGCCGCCCTATCCCCATGGCTGTCTTGGTATTTATGATATAGACTTTTCTTGTCTCCCCCTGTACTTGTTacaggcttggactggcccaccggtgaaTCTTCAGGGGGCTCTGAGCCTGACTCTTGGGATAAGTTCAGatgcagttttttggtcaggattttgaggccgtattcgcctcaaaatcctaaccaaaaagacggctcccattgaaatcaatgggagcaaataaggagctttttctgggtgaccgctcccggaaaaagaagcgagatgctcattcttcaggccgtttcacctcgcgattcggccttaagacactctctcctccgaactaggcccattcattgggcctaatccagagctgaGCGCGTGGCTGAATGCTGGTGCAATGCACCGGCTTTGTCACAGCTACCTgacttttggatcagaaccttcAATATTAACTAAGGTATCAGCTACCACCTTGTCCACTTCCTCTCTACTTCAAAAAGACTTCACATACAGTGTTGCcagaacttacctgagaaagccaaaaacgttttggaagaatgttctctggtcagatgagacaaaagtaggaaaaggcatcaacatagagtttacaggaaaaaaaaggccttcaaagaaaagaacccggtccctacagtcagacatggcggagggtccctgatgttttggggttgctttgctgcctctggcactagactgcttgaccgtgtgcatggcattatgaagtattatgtagggcccagtgtgagaaagctgggtctccctcagaggtcaggggtcttccagcaggacaatgacccaaaacacatttcaggtcggcactagaaaatggtggtgagagaaagccctggagacttgtaaagtggcagcaataagtccagccctgaatcccatagaacacctgtggggggggggggggagagatctcttgatggcagtttggagaaggcccccttcacatctcaggggggacctggagcagtttgccaaagaagaatggtctaaaattcccgcagagccttgtaagaaactcattgctggttaccggaagcggttgtgcgcagttattgtgtctaaaggttgtgctaccaagtattgggctgagggcgccaatacttttgtccggctcatttttggagttttgtgtaaaatgatcaatgatttgacttttttttcattataaatgaagatattaatactaaagaatttgtggttgcaatcattttctggaagaaaacaagtATTATCTCACAGaagtgcaggggtgccaatacttttggccaacactgtagcaggTCTGTCAGAGCCTCCTGCTAATTTTGATATTGCAGCCATTAGAGCACTTCTCTGTTACCCAGGACAGCCCAAATTCTGTAGAGACTTACACCAATATGGCCATGTTAGGGAAGATTGACTGGAAGGATtttggcggattttggcactgagagtgacgcgggtaGTCAAAAGCCGCCTGCCATGATCGTCGTGGTcgtggcttctccctccggagtcggctcaaataaatgggctgactccggaggttgctgcggcCAGGCGGACGCCGCAACccaacgagccgcggaatccgcctgaagaaagggcagctcgctagtggtctccatagaccaccattgtatggagccGGATTTTGAGatgaaatccgcctccttgcacccgtgtgaactagcccgaaaAGTCTGcagaaattgttaaaaaaaaaaaaaaggcagaggCTTTCAAGGTTTGAGGGGTTTCTGGACACACAGCCTGTGACTGTATGGTCTATGCTCACTATACTAACTCCATAGGGCTGTT carries:
- the LOC142197877 gene encoding uncharacterized protein LOC142197877 yields the protein MPSCIIKGCANTWNRTDPNIIMHAFPKQLDRIRQWLQQAPDHFPNLKEWVQKVFENKKTNTYRLCSKHFNYDCYEYLYGRKNLRSDALPTIFPSVSKPEEDYITVTIGEENETSSNFSENTLDVTGETVARKRKRVSKPCTSEFTPNAIHSSNISLSAERTQVGNTFMVRVPVVPMILLPEQQPCSPHKTVKMVDKATNTDFYWNKEKSIFVLDTYFVPKKNVGSQTLKPKRKQRGVSCKILTDSTKIGFFNPEENKAKSTTAECHQVGGEALPNSEELLNVSQIKQEVEDVMDTSDLEGVQDHTMDNSFIPVGLEVCDIKTEEDPEECDIKTEEDPEECHMPVTPIQFPCEKTLWTENISLSHDIKKEEDPEECDLPVTPIQFPKTPLLDTPIATETCRATDSHSDETSNPQSGVHSTNYIQMPNPSPLIQQPSPSRPKLNLSHEKTLSPENSSPSPDDTEEEEDPEDESFLPVDVEVEEEDDHDEDIEPLPDDLVEGSDDDDFEKINPDTTDPVNEPKFIVFRSCLEEIISLVPCQYRTTCAAKLTELRIRPLGSAINVDVKCVKGHVQELWTSQPRLKRIPIGNLMLSSAIELSDIHFKKLKALFDFLNIFMISKSTYYRQPKYGFAEIQDQWDLERGQISSLGQRPECLAGDGQSDSL